In Betta splendens chromosome 19, fBetSpl5.4, whole genome shotgun sequence, the following proteins share a genomic window:
- the mfsd13a gene encoding transmembrane protein 180, which translates to MGRGVWGCWQGVGSAALLYGSLALFTSILHNVFLLYYVETFVSVYKIDKVSFWVGETVFLIWNSLNDPLFGWLSDRTFLSSPQTGSPVTSPEVVLKRLKALSTNGPLFALSFLAFWVAWARPGLQFLLCLCLYDGFLTMVDLHHSALLADLAVSAADRTRLNFHCSVFSALGSVSVFLSYCFWDKEDFYSFRLFCVTLAAFSILGFYVVSRLLQSHFQKDICPRQDEEQMLKELSVGQAPHTHPEKPVTIGQYLKQLSRQRNFMWFVSMNLVQVFHCHFNNNFFPLFLEHLLSDNISASTGSVLLGISYIAPHVNNLYFLTLCQRHGVYQVIRWLFLLKLGLSVAMLLAGADHIYLLCIFIASNRVFTEGTCKLLKLVITDLVDEDFVVNRRQQAASALLFGMVALLTKPGQTFAPLIGTWLLCVYTGYDIFERDPVKDSVVPVPDVSSGSGTQPLRLGCFHMLVFVPITCALLQLAAWSRFTLHGRKLQGIKNLRQGAQHGHLIDIKAI; encoded by the exons aTGGGCCGCGGCGTCTGGGGCTGCTGGCAAGGTGTTGGCTCAGCGGCGTTGCTCTACGGATCCTTGGCCTTGTTCACCTCCATCCTGCACAACGTGTTCCTGCTTTACTACGTGGAGAcgtttgtgtctgtttacaAGATTGACAAAGTCTCCTTCTGGGTGGGAGAG ACAGTTTTCCTCATATGGAACAGCCTGAACGACCCTCTGTTTGGTTGGCTGAGTGACCGCACCTTCCTCAGCTCCCCTCA GACGGGCTCTCCGGTCACGTCTCCAGAGGTGGTGCTGAAGAGACTGAAGGCGCTCTCCACCAATGGCCCGCTCTTCGCCCTTTCGTTCCTGGCCTTCTGGGTGGCGTGGGCCCGGCCGGGTCTGCAGTTCCTGCTGTGCCTGTGCCTGTACGACGGCTTCCTCACCATGGTGGACCTCCACCACAGCGCCCTGCTGGCAGACCTGGCCGTGTCGGCCGCCGATCGCACGCGCCTCAACTTTCACTGCTCGGTGTTCAGCGCGCTGGGCtcggtttctgtttttttgtcctACTGTTTCTGGGACAAAGAGGACTTCTACTCGTTTCGTCTTTTCTGTGTGACACTGGCAGCTTTTTCTATCTTGGGATTTTATGTAGTGTCCAGGTTGTTGCAGAGTCATTTTCAAAAAGACATTTGTCCAaggcaggatgaggagcagATGCTGAAAGA GCTGAGTGTTGGCCAGGCTCCACATACACATCCAGAAAAGCCTGTCACTATTGGCCAGTATCTCAAGCAGCTCTCTAGACAAAGAAACTTCATGTGGTTTGTGTCAATGAACCTTGTCCAG GTGTTTCACTGCCACTTCAACAACAACTTCTTCCCTCTGTTCCTGGAGCATCTCTTGTCTGATAATATCTCTGCCTCTACAGGTTCAGTCTTACTTG GGATCTCTTACATTGCCCCCCACGTGAACAACTTGTATTTCCTGACGCTGTGCCAGCGTCACGGCGTTTACCAGGTTATCCGCTGGCTATTTCTGCTCAAACTGGGACTTAGTGTAGCTATGCTGCTGGCAGGGGCTGACCACATTTATCTGCTGTGCATCTTCATTGCTAG TAACCGGGTGTTTACAGAGGGGACGTGCAAACTGCTGAAGCTGGTCATTACGGACCTGGTGGATGAGGACTTTGTGGTGAACCGGCGGCAGCAGGCTGCGTCTGCGCTTCTCTTCGGGATGGTGGCCTTGTTGACCAAACCAGGCCAGACGTTTGCTCCGCTCATCGGcacctggctgctgtgtgtgtacacag GTTATGACATCTTTGAGAGGGATCCTGTGAAGGACTCTGTGGTGCCTGTGCCTGATGTCTCCTCCGGCTCAGGGACTCAGCCTCTGCGTCTGGGCTGCTTCCACATGTTGGTATTCGTGCCTATCACCTGtgccctgctgcagctggccgCTTGGTCCCGCTTCACGCTTCACGGTCGCAAGCTGCAAGGGATCAAGAACCTACGACAAGGGGCCCAGCATGGCCACCTTATCGACATCAAGGCCATATGA
- the LOC114846493 gene encoding leukocyte cell-derived chemotaxin-2-like has protein sequence MRSLAFVVSLALLCVCDSLKFGQLCSGNSANSRRSGDRWGQGHYGARRGTRVHSGLDIVCSDGSDVYAPFDVTLHGKVIVYTDPAKSAINNGINLRGEGLCFKLFYVNPDRTSGTVLKGQKLGTMLPMQTVYPGITSHIHVQMCDKSDPSQYF, from the exons ATGAGGAGCTTGGCCTTCGTCGTTTCACTGG cactgctgtgtgtgtgtgacagcctgAAGTTCGGGCAGCTCTGCAGTGGAAACTCTGCCAACAGCAGGAGGTCCGGGGACCGCTGGGGACAGGGACACTACGGAGCCAGACG GGGAACCAGAGTCCACTCTGGTCTGGACATTGTGTGCAGCGATGGTTCCGATGTCTACGCCCCGTTTGATGTGACGCTCCACGGGAAAGTTATTGTCTACACCGACCCGGCGAAGTCTGCCATCAACAACGGCATCAACCTGAGAGGAGAAG gtctgtgctTCAAGCTGTTCTACGTCAACCCGGACCGGACCTCTGGCACCGTGTTGAAGGGGCAGAAGCTCGGCACCATGCTGCCCATGCAGACGGTTTATCCAGGCATCACGTCACACATCCACGTCCAGATGTGCGACAAGAGCGACCCGAGCCAGTACTTCTGA